One Ooceraea biroi isolate clonal line C1 chromosome 6, Obir_v5.4, whole genome shotgun sequence genomic window carries:
- the LOC105285852 gene encoding nucleoside diphosphate kinase 6 → MQSRKHLQLTLAILKPHVVKSPFALQKIRDLIIDNNFKVVRSRRTTISSEEAELFYKEHRDKFFYNRLLTFMCSGPSDVHILTANDAIAKWRQLMGPTKTYQAQYNAPHTIRGTFGLSDTRNATHGSDSTESAEREIAIFFKEFNVKKWYDNEEKFYSSGKLHFDPVSFVHMIDRSHSETRNEQIE, encoded by the exons ATGCAATCGAGGAAGCACCTTCAGTTGACGCTGGCAATACTGAAACCGCACGTCGTCAAGTCTCCTTTCGCTCTTCAG AAGattcgcgatttaataatcGACAATAATTTCAAAGTTGTCAGATCGCGTCGGACGACGATATCTAGCGAGGAGGCCGAGTTGTTCTACAAAGAGCACAGGGACAAGTTCTTCTACAACCGCCTATTGACTTTTATGTGCAGCGGCCCGTCCGACGTCCACATTCTCACGGCGAATGACGCTATCGCCAAGTGGCGACAGCTAATGGGCCCGACCAAGACCTATCAGGCGCAGTACAATGCGCCACACACTATCAGAGGGACGTTTGGTCTGTCGGACACGAGAAACGCCACGCATGGATCCG ATTCCACGGAGTCCGCAGAAAGGGAGATAGCGATATTCTTTAAAGAGTTTAACGTGAAGAAGTGGTACGACAATGAGGAAAAATTCTATAGTTCAGGAAAACTGCACTTCGACCCAGTGTCCTTCGTGCACATGATTGACAGGAGTCACTCGGAGACGCGGAACGAGCAGATAGAATAA